In Bradyrhizobium sp. 1(2017), one DNA window encodes the following:
- a CDS encoding trifunctional serine/threonine-protein kinase/ATP-binding protein/sensor histidine kinase yields the protein MNMSSPIPTHGDAGRELLWGDGERVFCRELRRDADGNVKSVLTVRAAAEHPPATVLDRLAHEYALRDELDRTWAARPLELIRDSGRTLLILEDPGGEPLERQLGTPVKLDRFLRLALAITIAVDQLHRRCLIHKDLKPANLLVNGADEIRITGFGLASRLPRERQQLAPPETIAGTLAYMAPEQTGRMNRSVDSRSDLYALGVTFYRMLTGALPFAAANPMEWVHSHIARRAIPPAERCGDVPDAVSAIIMKLLAKTAEDRYQTAAGLKSDLAHCLAEWQARGRIDRFTPGEADQPNRLLIPERLYGREHEIEALLASFNRVARSGTPELVLISGYAGIGKSAVVHELHRAMVPLGGLFASGKFDQYKRDIPYATLAQAFQNIVRRLLAKDDAELAAWRDTICEALTPNGQLVVDLVPELRLVIGDQPPVPEASPQDARRRFQLVLQRFIGVFARPDRPLVLFLDDLQWLDAATLDLLEELLTRSDLQYVLLIGAYRSNEIDADHPLRRKLAAIHDSGALVQTLSLAPLIGADVERFIVDALRSEAARAAPLAHLVHEKTDGNPFFLIQFLHALSEEGLLAFDYEMGQWQWDLERIHAKGYTENVVDLMIRKLNRLSDETRMALRTLACLGSTAEIPTLSLILSRSEQQVHLDLSEAVWLELVERQGRQCRFVHDRVQEAAYALIPEPERPGSHLQIGRLLVAHTPPEQRGTAIFDIVNQLNRGLSLVGSPGEREQIAELNLIAGQRAKASSAYSSALAYLSTGSELLSADCWARRHELAFTLEMNRATCEFLTGEPAVADDRLAALATRATNPLEQAAVACLRMDVYTTLGQSSRAVDVGLGYLRQLGVHWSPNPTEAEARHEYDLIWSGIGERSIEDLVKLPLMNDPASLATMDVLTKLLPPALFTDMNLLSLTICRAVNLGLEWGHSDGSCVAYVQLGMVAGLLFGDYQSGFRFGELGYELVEQRGMVRFQAATYLIFGAHVVPWTRHFRAARDLLRRAFESAHRSGDLTYAAYSCSNLNGNLFQAGDPLVEVLSEAETGLAFARKMGFGFIEDIIAAQLGLFRTLRGLTPRFGSFDDEQFDEQQIEEHFAANPNLWRAECIYWILKLRARFFAGEHASAVDILSKLQRRRWTPLTPAEAASYHFYSALSLAALPETIAGRHRRIDAITAHHRQLRAWAENCPDNFETCAALVGAEIARLEDRDSDAMRLYEDAVRSARTNGLVAEEGLAYELASDFYAARDYDAFANMYRRNARDAYARWGADGKVRQIDEIYPYLAENAPVLTATDTIGAAIEHLDLVAALKVAEVVSGEIVLEKLMDVLMRTTIEHAGAERGLLIVQRDTELRIRAEATTQGVPINVHLCDRPISQMDIPESLVLYAARTHGSVILDDAAENGAFGGDRYIQLKSARSILIIPLTKQGSLVALLYLENNLAKAVFTPAKVALLKFLASQAATSLDNARLYRELQEREQRYREAQMELAHANRVAVMGQLTASIAHEVNQPNTAIIASAQAALSWLDHRPPALEQTRRALTRTIENGIRSSEVIGRIRDLIKKSPPRRDSLATNDVIGHVIELTQAEAARNGVSIQTALADCLPKVIGDRVELQQVTLNLILNAIEAMSGTAEGKRELLIQTARADADSILVSVADSGPGLSAEGHLRLFEPFYTTKSGGLGVGLSICRSIIVAHGGRLWAVANEPRGAVFQFTVPIDDGFAVG from the coding sequence ATGAACATGTCCTCGCCGATCCCCACGCATGGAGATGCCGGTCGCGAACTTCTGTGGGGCGACGGGGAGCGCGTCTTTTGCCGTGAATTGCGCCGGGACGCCGACGGCAACGTCAAGAGTGTCCTGACCGTCAGGGCCGCTGCGGAGCATCCGCCGGCCACGGTCCTCGACCGGCTCGCCCATGAATACGCCTTGCGCGACGAGCTCGATCGGACCTGGGCCGCACGGCCGCTGGAGTTGATCCGCGACAGCGGTCGAACCTTGCTGATACTGGAAGATCCCGGCGGCGAACCGCTCGAGCGGCAGCTCGGCACACCGGTGAAGCTGGATCGCTTTTTGCGATTGGCTCTTGCCATCACCATCGCCGTCGACCAACTCCATCGGCGGTGTCTGATCCACAAGGACTTGAAGCCGGCAAATCTTCTGGTGAACGGAGCGGACGAGATCAGGATCACTGGATTCGGCCTCGCATCTCGCCTGCCACGCGAGCGACAGCAACTCGCGCCACCGGAGACCATCGCAGGCACACTGGCCTACATGGCGCCCGAGCAGACCGGCCGCATGAACCGGTCCGTTGATTCCCGCAGCGATCTGTACGCGCTCGGCGTGACGTTCTACCGGATGCTCACGGGCGCACTGCCGTTCGCCGCGGCCAATCCGATGGAATGGGTGCACAGCCACATCGCGAGACGAGCCATTCCGCCTGCCGAACGGTGCGGTGATGTGCCTGACGCCGTGTCAGCGATCATTATGAAGCTTCTCGCCAAGACGGCCGAGGACCGCTACCAGACCGCCGCCGGCCTCAAGAGCGACCTCGCGCACTGCCTTGCCGAGTGGCAGGCGCGAGGTCGCATTGACCGCTTCACGCCCGGCGAAGCGGACCAACCGAACCGCCTCCTGATTCCCGAGCGGCTGTACGGTAGGGAACACGAGATCGAGGCCTTGCTCGCCTCGTTCAACCGCGTCGCCCGGAGCGGAACGCCCGAGCTGGTCCTGATCTCGGGCTACGCCGGTATCGGCAAGTCCGCCGTCGTCCACGAATTGCACAGAGCCATGGTTCCGCTTGGCGGCCTTTTCGCCTCGGGCAAGTTCGATCAGTACAAGCGCGACATCCCTTATGCGACTCTCGCGCAGGCCTTTCAAAACATCGTCCGTCGCCTCCTTGCGAAGGATGATGCCGAACTCGCAGCGTGGCGCGACACCATCTGCGAAGCATTGACGCCCAACGGCCAGCTGGTGGTCGATCTGGTTCCCGAATTGAGACTGGTCATCGGCGATCAACCGCCGGTCCCGGAGGCTTCTCCACAAGACGCTCGGCGACGATTCCAACTCGTGCTGCAGCGTTTCATCGGCGTCTTTGCGCGACCGGACCGGCCGCTTGTGCTCTTCCTCGACGATTTGCAGTGGCTGGACGCTGCGACACTCGATCTGCTCGAAGAGCTGCTGACCCGATCGGACCTGCAGTATGTCTTGCTGATCGGCGCTTATCGCAGCAATGAGATCGATGCCGACCACCCACTGAGGCGCAAGCTCGCCGCAATTCACGATTCGGGCGCGCTCGTCCAGACGCTCAGCCTCGCGCCCCTCATTGGCGCGGACGTCGAACGTTTCATCGTTGATGCGCTTCGCTCCGAGGCAGCGCGCGCCGCGCCATTGGCGCATCTGGTACATGAGAAGACGGACGGCAATCCATTCTTCCTGATCCAGTTCCTGCACGCACTCTCGGAAGAAGGATTGCTCGCCTTCGATTATGAGATGGGCCAATGGCAGTGGGACCTGGAGCGTATTCATGCCAAAGGCTATACCGAAAACGTCGTCGACTTGATGATCCGCAAGCTGAACCGCCTCTCGGACGAAACTCGGATGGCTTTGCGGACGCTCGCATGCCTCGGCAGCACCGCCGAGATCCCTACTCTGTCATTGATACTCAGCAGATCGGAACAGCAGGTCCACCTCGATCTCAGCGAAGCGGTGTGGCTCGAGCTGGTCGAGCGACAGGGCCGGCAGTGCAGGTTCGTGCATGACCGGGTGCAAGAAGCCGCCTACGCACTTATTCCCGAGCCCGAGAGGCCTGGGTCGCACTTGCAAATCGGCCGGCTCCTGGTGGCACACACGCCGCCCGAGCAGCGCGGGACGGCGATCTTCGATATTGTCAACCAACTCAACCGCGGCCTGTCCCTCGTCGGCTCGCCGGGCGAGCGCGAGCAAATCGCCGAGCTCAACTTGATCGCCGGCCAGCGCGCCAAGGCATCCTCGGCCTATAGCTCTGCACTTGCCTATCTTTCCACCGGCAGCGAACTCCTGAGCGCTGATTGCTGGGCGCGTCGGCACGAGCTTGCCTTCACACTGGAAATGAATCGGGCCACATGCGAGTTCCTGACCGGCGAGCCAGCCGTCGCAGACGATCGTCTGGCTGCACTGGCGACGCGCGCGACCAATCCGCTCGAACAGGCCGCCGTCGCGTGCCTGCGCATGGATGTCTATACGACGCTCGGCCAATCCAGCCGGGCCGTCGACGTCGGCCTGGGGTACCTGCGGCAGCTAGGCGTGCACTGGTCTCCCAACCCGACGGAAGCGGAGGCACGCCACGAGTACGATCTCATTTGGTCGGGCATTGGGGAGCGCAGCATTGAAGACCTCGTCAAACTGCCCTTGATGAACGACCCTGCCTCTCTTGCGACCATGGATGTTCTAACCAAACTCCTGCCGCCTGCCCTCTTCACTGATATGAATCTCCTTTCCCTCACGATCTGCCGGGCCGTCAATCTCGGCCTCGAATGGGGTCACAGCGACGGGTCGTGCGTTGCCTATGTACAGCTCGGAATGGTGGCCGGCCTGCTATTCGGCGACTACCAGTCCGGCTTTCGTTTCGGAGAACTCGGCTATGAATTGGTCGAGCAGCGCGGAATGGTTCGCTTCCAGGCTGCGACCTATCTGATATTTGGCGCACACGTCGTGCCGTGGACCAGGCACTTCAGGGCCGCGCGCGATCTCCTTCGGCGCGCTTTCGAAAGTGCTCACAGGAGCGGCGACCTGACCTATGCGGCATACAGTTGCAGCAATCTGAATGGCAATCTCTTCCAGGCAGGCGATCCGCTCGTCGAGGTTCTGAGCGAAGCCGAGACCGGCCTCGCCTTCGCCCGGAAGATGGGGTTCGGGTTCATCGAGGACATCATCGCCGCGCAACTCGGATTGTTCCGGACCCTCCGCGGGTTGACCCCAAGATTCGGCTCCTTCGACGACGAACAGTTCGACGAGCAACAGATCGAAGAGCACTTCGCCGCCAATCCGAATTTGTGGCGGGCCGAGTGCATCTACTGGATCCTCAAGCTTCGGGCGCGCTTCTTTGCCGGCGAGCACGCATCAGCGGTCGACATCCTGTCGAAGCTGCAGCGTCGGCGATGGACGCCTCTGACTCCAGCGGAGGCCGCTTCGTATCACTTCTATAGCGCGCTTTCTCTGGCTGCACTGCCGGAAACGATCGCCGGCAGGCATCGACGCATCGACGCCATAACCGCGCATCATCGGCAACTCCGGGCCTGGGCGGAGAACTGCCCGGACAATTTCGAGACTTGCGCGGCGCTGGTCGGCGCCGAAATCGCCCGGCTGGAGGACCGCGACTCCGATGCGATGCGCCTCTACGAAGACGCGGTTCGCTCGGCCCGCACAAACGGACTCGTTGCCGAAGAGGGCCTCGCCTATGAGCTGGCTTCGGACTTCTATGCAGCTCGCGATTATGACGCGTTCGCCAATATGTACCGTCGGAACGCGCGCGACGCCTATGCCCGATGGGGGGCCGATGGCAAGGTACGTCAGATCGACGAAATCTATCCGTACCTTGCGGAGAACGCGCCCGTGCTCACCGCCACCGATACGATCGGTGCAGCGATCGAACATCTGGACCTCGTGGCAGCCTTGAAAGTCGCGGAGGTTGTGTCCGGAGAGATCGTCCTCGAGAAGCTGATGGACGTACTGATGCGCACGACCATCGAGCACGCCGGTGCAGAACGAGGACTGCTGATCGTGCAGCGGGACACGGAGCTGCGAATCCGAGCGGAAGCCACGACCCAGGGAGTTCCGATCAATGTCCATCTGTGCGATCGACCGATCTCCCAGATGGATATCCCGGAGTCGCTCGTCCTGTACGCGGCCCGCACGCACGGGAGCGTTATCCTCGACGATGCTGCGGAAAATGGAGCCTTCGGAGGGGATCGCTACATCCAGCTCAAGAGCGCCCGGTCGATTCTGATCATTCCGCTCACGAAGCAAGGCAGCCTAGTCGCTCTGCTCTATCTCGAGAACAATCTTGCCAAGGCTGTATTTACGCCGGCAAAGGTCGCTCTCCTCAAATTTCTCGCGTCCCAGGCCGCGACGTCACTCGACAATGCGCGTCTGTACCGGGAGCTTCAGGAGCGTGAGCAGCGCTACCGCGAGGCCCAGATGGAACTCGCCCACGCCAACCGTGTCGCGGTGATGGGCCAGCTGACGGCGTCGATCGCCCACGAAGTCAATCAGCCGAACACCGCGATTATCGCCAGCGCCCAGGCGGCATTGAGCTGGCTCGATCACCGCCCGCCGGCGCTGGAGCAGACGCGCAGGGCGCTGACACGCACCATCGAGAACGGTATCCGCTCCAGTGAGGTCATTGGACGAATCCGCGATCTCATCAAAAAGTCACCACCCAGGCGGGACTCGCTGGCGACCAACGACGTGATCGGTCACGTCATTGAGCTCACACAGGCCGAAGCAGCGCGGAACGGTGTCTCGATTCAGACGGCTCTCGCCGATTGCCTGCCGAAAGTCATCGGCGATCGCGTCGAGCTGCAGCAGGTCACGCTTAACCTGATCCTGAACGCCATCGAAGCGATGAGCGGAACCGCGGAGGGCAAGCGCGAGCTATTGATCCAGACCGCGAGAGCAGATGCCGACAGCATACTCGTATCGGTCGCGGATTCGGGCCCGGGCTTGTCTGCGGAGGGGCACTTGCGGCTATTCGAACCCTTCTACACGACCAAGTCGGGCGGCCTGGGTGTCGGACTGTCTATATGCCGTTCGATCATCGTTGCGCATGGCGGCAGACTATGGGCGGTTGCAAACGAACCGCGCGGAGCCGTCTTCCAATTCACCGTACCAATCGATGACGGCTTTGCAGTTGGCTGA
- a CDS encoding trifunctional serine/threonine-protein kinase/ATP-binding protein/sensor histidine kinase — MHVSSRIPTYGDAGLKASWDDGERIFRREWCKGADGNVTSVLIVRAAAEHPPATVLERLAHEYALRDELDGTWALRPLELIRDGGRTSLILEDPGGEPLEQLLGAPMKLDRIFRLALAITVAVDQLHRRGLIHKDLKPINLLVTAADEVRITGFGLASRLPRERQRLEPPETIAGTLAYMAPEQTGRMNRSVDSRSDLYALGVIFYRMLTGALPFTAANPMEWVHSHVARRAVPPVERVSGIPRPVSAIIMKLLAKTAEDRYQTAVGLKNDLERSAAEWEAKGRIDDFVLAQTDRPDHLLIPERLYGREHEIGTLLASFDRVARSGTPELILVSGSSGIGKSALVDEMHKALVPLGGFFAAGKFDQHRRDIPYATLVHALQGLIRSLLAKNDADLAPWRSALHEALGHLGQLMVDLVPELRLVIGNQPPVPETSPQDAQRRFQLVVRRFVAIFAKPHHPLVLFLDDLQWLDVATLELIEDLLNRSDLRNLLLVAAYRPHDVDVKHPLAQWLSEIRASRKRIREVDLTPLTRDAVWEFTADALRCEPACAMPVADLAYEKTGGNPFFLTQFLQALAEEKLLTFDHDKRQWHWDLERIKDKSYAENVADLMVGKLSGLRDETRQALLELACLGSSAEVTMLCLVHGGSEQALHVDMRDATRLELVRRLKNSYAFVHDRVQEAAYALEPDQARRTALHLRIGMALAAQLTPDETNERVYIVANQLNRGIAALTKDAERDQVIAVNLDAGRRARNATAYHAATTYLETARTLLGEEGHPRCSQDAFAIGLLHAECKFLLGDLDTAEAELTILSQSRSDIQASAEVARLQAQLYTAAGQLGPAVDVCLAFLRTTGIDWSPHPDRSEVDEDRQRLRSLAERLSDTQLHALPPMTDPNHRTTMCVLADLLTPAFLTDRNLSDIMLVEATRLTIEHGICPEACYPLTAIFGVLASNSTDAELGFRLSQFGAALADRHPQIGLSGRALLAFGLHVTPWIRPIRSGRPSIQRALAICLTTGELAFAAYSHRGLISVDLFCGDPLMEVCSSAERALSFAEGLGVRLAAEGLVKQRDLARSLAGRDGNNGFESPGSLQHPDASEPLTAFFYYATQIQIEVLAGRDDVAIDLATRAEELSWCARAYSDFAEYRFYTALAHAGAYHASRPEDRERRLGDLREHHRKLTVWSNRCPANFAARQKLVAAELARIEGRELETEQLYEESIRLAQESGFVQIEAIAAERAARFYEARGIRTVVLSYLMKARDCYARWGAEAKVRQLEELYPGLRERGSTLNDAGTIGAPVEQLDLATVLKVSEAVSGEIVLERLTETLLRSAIEHAGAERGVLILPRGPELRIRAEAVTGGGSVALDLADSPISTAKVPMSIVLYTARTRESVVLDDASTSSAFGDDEYIKQKRVRSALCVPLIKQGRAVAFLYLENNLASRVFTPARIAILKFLASEAATSLDNARLYRELQERESRIRRLVESNIIGIFIFDHIPDILDANEAFLKTLGYDRDDLAAGRLRWADLTPPEWQERTDRARAELKATRVVKPFEKAFFHKDGSRVPVLTGGALFDDEQEQGVAFVLDLSERKRAETEARENEQRYREAQMELAHANRVAVMGQLTASIAHEVNQPNTAVIASAQAALSWLDHQPPALEQTRRALTRAIENGIRSSEVIGRIRDLIKKSPPKRDSLAINNVIGHVIELTQTEAARNGVSIQTAFADRLPKVIGDRVELQQVTLNLILNAIEALSGTMEGKRQLLIQTARADADSILVSIADSGPGLSAEGLARLFEPFYTTKSGGLGVGLSICRSIIVAHGGRLWMTANEPRGAVFQFTVPINDGLCIE; from the coding sequence ATGCACGTATCCTCACGGATTCCCACCTACGGCGATGCCGGTCTCAAGGCCTCATGGGACGACGGTGAGCGCATCTTTCGCCGCGAATGGTGCAAGGGCGCCGATGGCAACGTCACGAGTGTCCTGATCGTCAGGGCCGCTGCGGAGCATCCGCCGGCCACGGTCCTCGAACGGCTCGCCCATGAGTACGCCTTGCGCGACGAGCTCGATGGGACCTGGGCCTTACGGCCGCTGGAGCTGATCCGCGACGGCGGTCGAACCTCGCTGATATTGGAAGATCCCGGCGGCGAGCCGCTCGAGCAACTGCTCGGCGCGCCGATGAAGCTGGACCGCATTTTCCGATTGGCTCTCGCCATCACCGTCGCCGTCGACCAGCTCCATCGGCGGGGTCTGATCCACAAGGATCTGAAGCCGATAAATCTTCTGGTGACCGCAGCGGACGAAGTCAGGATTACCGGATTCGGCCTCGCTTCTCGTTTGCCGCGCGAGCGACAACGGCTCGAACCGCCCGAGACCATCGCCGGCACGCTGGCCTACATGGCGCCCGAGCAGACCGGCCGCATGAACCGGTCCGTCGATTCCCGCAGCGATCTTTATGCACTTGGCGTGATTTTCTACCGGATGCTCACGGGCGCACTACCGTTCACCGCGGCCAATCCGATGGAATGGGTGCATAGCCATGTCGCGAGACGAGCCGTTCCGCCTGTCGAACGGGTCAGTGGCATTCCTCGCCCCGTCTCGGCGATCATCATGAAGCTTCTCGCCAAGACGGCCGAGGATCGCTACCAGACCGCCGTCGGCCTCAAGAACGACCTCGAACGGTCAGCGGCCGAATGGGAGGCGAAGGGGCGGATCGACGATTTCGTTCTGGCCCAAACCGATAGACCCGACCACCTGCTGATCCCCGAACGACTATACGGCAGAGAACACGAAATCGGGACGTTGCTGGCCTCGTTCGATCGCGTCGCCCGGAGCGGCACACCCGAGTTGATCCTGGTGTCCGGCTCCTCCGGTATCGGCAAGTCCGCTCTCGTCGACGAAATGCACAAGGCTTTAGTCCCGTTGGGAGGGTTCTTCGCAGCGGGCAAATTTGATCAGCACAGGCGCGACATACCTTACGCGACGCTCGTGCATGCTCTTCAAGGGCTCATCCGGAGCCTTCTCGCCAAGAACGATGCCGACCTGGCACCTTGGCGTAGCGCACTGCACGAAGCGCTGGGTCATCTCGGTCAACTGATGGTCGATCTCGTACCGGAACTGCGGCTCGTGATCGGCAATCAACCGCCTGTCCCGGAGACCTCCCCGCAAGACGCACAACGGCGCTTCCAACTCGTCGTTCGACGCTTCGTTGCCATTTTCGCCAAACCACACCATCCGCTTGTGCTCTTCCTCGACGACCTGCAGTGGCTCGACGTGGCCACATTGGAATTGATAGAGGATCTTCTGAACAGATCCGACTTGCGGAATCTGCTTCTCGTTGCCGCGTATAGACCCCACGATGTCGACGTCAAACACCCGCTGGCACAATGGCTATCGGAAATTCGCGCCTCCCGGAAGCGCATTCGAGAAGTCGACCTTACTCCCCTCACTCGCGATGCCGTCTGGGAGTTCACTGCGGATGCACTTCGCTGCGAACCAGCATGCGCCATGCCCGTGGCCGACCTGGCATACGAGAAGACGGGAGGCAATCCGTTCTTTCTCACGCAGTTTTTGCAGGCGCTGGCCGAAGAAAAGCTACTGACCTTCGATCATGACAAAAGGCAATGGCACTGGGACCTCGAACGCATCAAGGACAAGAGCTACGCCGAAAACGTCGCAGATCTCATGGTCGGCAAGCTGAGCGGCTTGCGCGACGAGACACGTCAGGCCCTGCTCGAACTCGCCTGTTTGGGCAGCAGCGCCGAGGTCACGATGCTCTGCCTTGTGCACGGAGGTTCGGAGCAGGCGCTTCATGTGGATATGCGAGACGCGACGCGTCTCGAGCTGGTCCGACGCCTCAAGAACTCGTACGCATTCGTGCACGATCGCGTGCAAGAGGCCGCTTATGCGCTTGAACCGGACCAGGCCAGGCGAACGGCCCTGCACCTTCGGATCGGCATGGCGCTGGCGGCACAGCTGACGCCTGACGAAACCAACGAGCGCGTCTATATCGTTGCCAACCAGCTCAACCGCGGCATCGCCGCCTTGACGAAGGACGCCGAACGCGATCAGGTCATTGCCGTCAATCTTGACGCGGGCCGGCGCGCACGAAATGCAACGGCTTACCATGCCGCAACAACTTACCTCGAAACGGCCCGCACTCTGCTCGGCGAGGAAGGACATCCCCGGTGCAGCCAGGACGCCTTCGCGATCGGCCTGCTGCACGCCGAATGCAAGTTTCTGCTTGGCGATCTGGACACGGCCGAAGCGGAATTAACGATCCTGTCGCAGAGCCGATCGGACATTCAGGCAAGCGCTGAGGTCGCCAGACTTCAGGCGCAGCTGTACACCGCTGCGGGGCAGCTTGGGCCTGCGGTCGACGTCTGCCTTGCATTCTTGCGCACGACCGGGATCGACTGGTCCCCTCATCCCGACCGAAGCGAGGTGGATGAAGATCGGCAACGTCTGCGGAGTTTGGCCGAAAGACTGTCCGACACCCAGCTTCATGCGCTGCCGCCGATGACCGATCCGAATCATCGCACAACGATGTGCGTCTTGGCTGATCTCCTCACTCCTGCGTTTCTCACCGATCGCAACCTGTCCGACATCATGCTCGTAGAGGCAACTCGGCTGACGATCGAGCACGGGATTTGCCCTGAAGCCTGCTATCCGCTGACCGCGATATTCGGCGTGCTCGCGAGTAACTCAACCGATGCCGAACTCGGCTTCCGGCTGTCGCAATTTGGCGCAGCCCTTGCTGACAGGCACCCGCAGATCGGATTGAGCGGCCGTGCGCTTTTGGCATTCGGCCTCCACGTAACCCCTTGGATTCGCCCGATCCGATCGGGAAGGCCATCCATTCAGCGCGCTCTTGCAATCTGTTTGACGACTGGAGAGCTGGCCTTCGCGGCGTACTCGCATCGCGGACTGATATCGGTGGATCTCTTCTGCGGCGATCCGCTCATGGAGGTCTGCTCGAGCGCCGAGCGGGCCTTGTCATTCGCAGAGGGTTTGGGTGTCCGGCTGGCAGCGGAGGGCCTGGTCAAACAAAGGGATTTGGCGCGGAGCCTTGCGGGGCGCGATGGCAATAATGGCTTCGAGAGCCCGGGGTCGCTTCAGCATCCGGATGCGAGCGAACCGTTAACTGCCTTCTTCTACTACGCGACGCAAATTCAGATCGAGGTCCTTGCCGGACGTGACGATGTCGCGATTGACCTCGCCACACGCGCCGAAGAGCTCTCCTGGTGCGCCCGCGCCTATTCGGACTTTGCCGAATACCGGTTCTACACGGCGCTCGCTCATGCCGGGGCCTACCACGCATCACGACCCGAAGATCGCGAGCGGCGCCTCGGCGACCTCCGCGAGCACCACCGTAAGCTCACAGTCTGGTCCAACCGCTGCCCGGCGAACTTCGCCGCCCGGCAGAAGCTCGTCGCGGCGGAGCTTGCGCGCATCGAAGGTCGCGAACTCGAGACGGAACAGCTGTACGAAGAATCGATCCGATTGGCGCAAGAATCCGGATTTGTGCAGATCGAGGCGATCGCCGCTGAGCGCGCAGCACGGTTCTACGAGGCGCGCGGCATTCGAACGGTCGTTCTGTCGTATCTGATGAAAGCGCGCGATTGCTACGCGCGCTGGGGCGCCGAGGCGAAGGTGCGCCAGCTCGAGGAACTCTATCCGGGCCTGCGGGAGCGAGGGTCCACGCTCAACGACGCAGGCACGATCGGAGCGCCCGTCGAGCAGCTGGACCTCGCGACGGTTCTCAAGGTGTCGGAGGCCGTTTCAGGCGAAATCGTGCTGGAGAGGCTCACGGAAACCCTGCTTCGGTCGGCTATCGAGCACGCGGGTGCCGAACGCGGCGTCCTGATTTTACCGAGGGGGCCCGAGCTGAGAATTCGGGCGGAGGCGGTGACTGGTGGCGGTTCGGTCGCTCTCGATCTTGCCGATTCACCGATCTCCACCGCCAAAGTGCCGATGTCGATCGTACTCTACACGGCTCGCACGCGAGAAAGCGTCGTGCTCGACGATGCATCGACGAGCAGCGCATTCGGCGACGACGAATATATCAAGCAAAAACGTGTCCGATCAGCCCTATGCGTACCACTCATCAAGCAAGGTAGGGCGGTCGCATTTCTGTATCTCGAGAACAATCTTGCCTCGCGCGTATTCACCCCCGCCCGGATCGCGATCCTGAAGTTTCTCGCGTCCGAAGCTGCGACCTCGCTCGACAATGCTCGTCTGTATCGAGAGCTTCAGGAGCGGGAGTCGAGAATCCGTCGGCTTGTCGAATCCAACATCATCGGGATCTTCATCTTCGATCACATCCCCGACATTCTCGATGCCAATGAGGCCTTCCTGAAGACATTAGGATATGATCGCGATGATCTCGCCGCGGGCCGGTTGCGCTGGGCAGATCTGACGCCGCCCGAATGGCAGGAGCGCACCGATCGCGCCCGTGCCGAATTGAAGGCGACGCGGGTCGTCAAGCCGTTTGAGAAGGCGTTCTTCCATAAGGACGGCAGCCGGGTGCCGGTGCTGACAGGCGGAGCCTTGTTCGATGACGAGCAAGAGCAGGGCGTCGCCTTCGTGCTGGATCTCAGCGAGCGCAAGCGCGCAGAAACCGAGGCACGCGAAAACGAGCAGCGTTACCGTGAGGCTCAGATGGAACTGGCCCACGCCAACCGGGTGGCGGTGATGGGCCAGCTGACGGCGTCGATCGCCCACGAGGTCAATCAGCCGAACACTGCCGTCATCGCCAGCGCGCAGGCGGCATTGAGCTGGCTCGATCACCAGCCGCCGGCGCTGGAGCAGACGCGCAGGGCCTTGACACGCGCTATCGAGAACGGCATCCGCTCTAGCGAGGTCATTGGGCGCATCCGCGATCTGATAAAAAAATCACCGCCCAAACGGGATTCTCTGGCGATCAACAACGTGATCGGCCACGTCATTGAGCTCACGCAAACCGAAGCAGCGCGGAACGGCGTCTCGATCCAGACGGCCTTCGCCGATCGTCTGCCCAAGGTCATCGGCGATCGCGTCGAGCTGCAGCAGGTGACGCTCAACCTCATCCTGAACGCCATCGAGGCGCTGAGCGGAACCATGGAGGGCAAGCGCCAACTGCTGATCCAGACCGCGCGAGCAGATGCGGACAGCATATTGGTGTCGATCGCGGATTCGGGGCCGGGCCTGTCAGCGGAGGGCCTCGCGCGGCTGTTCGAACCCTTCTACACGACCAAGTCGGGAGGCCTGGGTGTCGGACTGTCGATATGCCGTTCGATCATCGTTGCGCACGGCGGGAGACTATGGATGACCGCCAATGAGCCGCGCGGCGCCGTCTTTCAGTTCACTGTACCGATCAACGACGGGCTATGCATCGAGTAG